In the genome of Eggerthella sp. YY7918, one region contains:
- a CDS encoding transcriptional regulator: MGAKDAKKYEFAATFMRLVAEAPFNRRVSVVDITNAMGCEHKTFYYYFENIGDLIIWIFRASLKKTLETQFAGYPMAKPHPDLQDPYADWPFYVRLETEGRFLAQGPTSKPPPTIRWTIARTTRTCSATT, encoded by the coding sequence GTGGGTGCAAAAGATGCCAAGAAGTACGAGTTCGCCGCCACGTTCATGCGCCTAGTCGCGGAAGCCCCGTTCAACCGCCGGGTGAGCGTGGTCGATATCACGAACGCAATGGGATGCGAGCACAAGACGTTCTACTACTATTTCGAGAACATCGGCGACCTGATCATCTGGATATTCCGGGCCTCGCTCAAGAAGACCCTCGAAACCCAGTTCGCCGGATACCCGATGGCGAAACCCCATCCCGACCTGCAGGACCCGTACGCCGACTGGCCCTTCTACGTGCGGTTGGAGACGGAAGGCCGCTTCCTGGCGCAAGGGCCTACTTCAAAGCCACCACCTACCATTAGGTGGACAATCGCACGTACTACGCGAACATGTTCCGCGACGACGTGA
- a CDS encoding heme exporter protein CcmB gives MARAKKEQVTAARPAGSVALKKPSTFQQYKTLLRKDLEQEFRTKEMLTSMGIYALLVLIVYGAALAQTSQTTDILQMSGGLLWALIVFTSLLGLNRSFAHEKEQGCLEGILLVPMDRSVVFLAKSTSNLLFLLVVEVISVPLFYFFFLTTTTPSESFWLLIIPLLVGTVGVAGIGTLLSTITVNTRGKDVMLAVLFIPLIFPLLYACVSATTAAIVGAEGYADVMLTSLALAGGYDIIMILASWVLYDFVISA, from the coding sequence ATGGCGCGCGCAAAGAAAGAGCAGGTAACTGCCGCGCGTCCGGCGGGCAGCGTGGCGCTGAAAAAGCCCTCGACGTTCCAGCAGTACAAGACGCTGCTGCGTAAGGACTTGGAGCAGGAGTTCCGCACGAAGGAAATGCTCACGTCCATGGGCATCTACGCGCTGCTCGTGCTTATTGTGTACGGCGCGGCGCTCGCGCAGACCTCGCAGACCACCGATATCCTGCAGATGAGCGGCGGCCTGCTGTGGGCGCTCATCGTGTTCACATCGCTGTTGGGCCTCAACCGCTCGTTTGCGCACGAGAAAGAGCAGGGCTGCCTTGAAGGTATTCTGCTGGTGCCGATGGACCGCTCAGTGGTGTTTTTGGCGAAGTCCACGTCCAACCTGCTGTTCTTGCTGGTAGTGGAAGTGATTTCGGTGCCGCTGTTCTACTTCTTCTTCCTGACTACCACCACGCCGTCCGAGAGTTTCTGGCTGCTGATTATTCCGTTGCTCGTGGGCACGGTGGGCGTGGCGGGCATCGGCACGCTGCTGTCCACCATCACGGTGAACACGCGCGGCAAAGATGTCATGCTGGCGGTGCTGTTCATCCCGCTGATCTTCCCGCTGCTCTACGCCTGCGTGTCGGCCACCACGGCCGCCATCGTGGGCGCGGAAGGCTACGCGGATGTGATGCTGACGTCGCTCGCGCTCGCAGGCGGCTACGACATCATCATGATTCTCGCCAGCTGGGTTTTGTATGACTTTGTGATAAGCGCTTAA
- a CDS encoding ABC transporter ATP-binding protein: MLQTTRRRTNVDVGSTDAAIKTKKLSKVFGNRRAVDNVSIEVPQGAFLSIFGPNGAGKTTLLRVLSTLSRATSGEATLMGVDLKEDPDKARDHIGLISHNSMLYPDLTAEQNLMIYARLYGVEDPEACVMELLEAVELKHRRLDVVRTFSRGMTQRLSIARALIHDPGVVFLDEPYSGLDPHAVEIFDELIDQQREGRTFVMVSHDLQKGFAMCTHALVLAKGKVVAFDQKDAFDFDEFAALYHSTVGMGVA; encoded by the coding sequence ATGCTTCAGACGACGAGAAGAAGGACTAACGTGGACGTGGGCAGCACAGACGCCGCGATCAAGACCAAGAAGCTTTCGAAGGTGTTCGGCAATCGCCGCGCCGTCGACAACGTGTCGATCGAGGTGCCGCAAGGGGCGTTCCTGTCTATCTTCGGCCCGAACGGGGCGGGGAAGACGACGCTTTTGCGTGTGCTGTCCACGCTGTCCCGCGCCACCTCCGGCGAGGCCACGCTCATGGGTGTGGACCTGAAGGAGGATCCCGACAAGGCACGCGACCACATTGGGCTTATCTCGCACAACTCGATGCTCTACCCGGACCTCACGGCAGAGCAAAACCTGATGATTTACGCGCGCCTTTACGGGGTGGAAGACCCCGAGGCGTGCGTCATGGAGCTGCTGGAGGCGGTGGAGCTGAAGCATCGCCGCCTGGATGTGGTGCGTACATTTTCGCGCGGCATGACGCAGCGCCTCTCCATCGCTCGCGCGCTCATACATGACCCCGGCGTGGTGTTTCTGGATGAGCCATACTCGGGCCTCGACCCGCACGCGGTGGAGATCTTCGACGAGCTTATCGACCAGCAGCGTGAAGGCCGCACCTTTGTCATGGTGAGCCATGATTTGCAGAAGGGCTTCGCCATGTGCACGCATGCGCTCGTGCTGGCGAAGGGCAAGGTGGTCGCGTTCGACCAAAAGGACGCGTTCGATTTCGACGAGTTCGCGGCCCTGTATCACTCGACCGTTGGCATGGGGGTGGCGTAA
- a CDS encoding UTP--glucose-1-phosphate uridylyltransferase, which translates to MKALIPAAGLGTRFLPATKAQPKEMLLVVDRPAIQYVVEEGLASAADEVVIINSREKKAIEDHFSPNPELVELLRARGKDKYADLVEQVGAYNVSYVYQDEALGLGHAVRCAAEKTGDEPFYVLLGDVLVPDNQMLPRMQEVSDAHGGASVIAVMPVPDEEVSRFGVIAGAAVSDDVWKVDALVEKPALEDAPSNLAVFGRYLLSPRVMELLADVQPGVGGEIQLTDALDAVLQEEEMYALVIDPTDGFDTGTVESWLETNNILYARKNG; encoded by the coding sequence ATGAAGGCTCTCATCCCTGCGGCCGGTCTCGGCACACGCTTTTTGCCCGCCACGAAGGCGCAGCCGAAGGAAATGCTGCTCGTTGTGGATCGTCCTGCCATTCAGTACGTGGTGGAGGAGGGTCTGGCATCGGCGGCCGACGAAGTGGTTATCATCAACAGCCGTGAGAAGAAGGCGATCGAAGATCATTTCTCGCCGAATCCCGAGCTGGTGGAGTTGCTGCGGGCGCGCGGCAAGGACAAGTACGCCGACCTGGTGGAGCAGGTGGGTGCGTACAACGTGAGCTATGTGTATCAGGATGAGGCGCTGGGCCTCGGTCACGCCGTGCGTTGTGCCGCGGAGAAAACGGGTGACGAGCCGTTCTACGTACTGTTGGGCGACGTGCTGGTGCCCGACAACCAGATGCTGCCCCGTATGCAGGAAGTGTCCGACGCGCACGGTGGCGCAAGCGTGATCGCCGTGATGCCCGTGCCGGACGAGGAAGTGAGCCGCTTCGGTGTCATCGCTGGTGCCGCGGTGTCCGACGACGTGTGGAAGGTGGATGCGCTGGTGGAAAAGCCCGCGCTTGAAGACGCGCCGTCGAATCTGGCCGTGTTTGGTCGCTATCTGCTGTCGCCGCGCGTGATGGAGCTGCTGGCTGACGTGCAGCCCGGTGTGGGGGGCGAAATACAGCTGACCGACGCGCTCGATGCCGTTCTGCAAGAGGAAGAGATGTATGCCCTCGTCATCGATCCCACCGACGGTTTCGACACCGGCACCGTCGAAAGCTGGCTGGAAACCAATAACATCCTCTACGCCCGCAAGAACGGGTAG
- a CDS encoding cytochrome c biogenesis protein → MTGETKKALKLPEAGQWPDRIAPAMLVAGIVLSTIGFLLAFLWASPVNGAAVDGVEMIGGQMVTHVLLLSQKIFYFHMPVAITSFVALAFAGYYAVRFLMTKNRRFDTCSKIAMEIALLFVACTMITGDLWTRFEWGVWWTWDPRLTTYLILMLIIIAYFILRNAIDEPERRATYGAVLSIIALIDVPICFMVTRLIPSSIHPVVVREGGMSGDMGITLMFCLLGILMVGFALYRMRFRQVRLTERVEALKEQLED, encoded by the coding sequence ATGACCGGAGAAACGAAAAAGGCGCTCAAGTTGCCGGAGGCGGGGCAGTGGCCTGACCGGATTGCGCCGGCGATGCTCGTGGCGGGCATCGTGCTGTCGACGATCGGCTTTCTGCTGGCGTTTTTGTGGGCCTCGCCCGTCAACGGCGCAGCGGTGGACGGTGTCGAGATGATTGGCGGCCAGATGGTCACCCATGTGCTGTTGCTGTCGCAGAAAATCTTCTACTTCCACATGCCGGTGGCCATCACGTCGTTTGTGGCGCTTGCTTTCGCGGGCTACTACGCGGTGCGTTTCCTCATGACGAAGAACCGCCGCTTCGACACGTGCTCGAAGATCGCTATGGAAATCGCGCTGCTGTTCGTGGCGTGCACCATGATTACGGGCGACCTCTGGACGCGCTTCGAGTGGGGCGTGTGGTGGACGTGGGATCCGCGCCTGACCACCTACCTTATCCTCATGCTCATCATCATCGCGTATTTCATCCTGCGCAACGCCATTGACGAACCCGAGCGTCGCGCCACCTACGGGGCTGTGCTCAGCATTATCGCCCTCATTGATGTGCCTATCTGCTTTATGGTGACGCGCCTCATTCCCTCAAGCATCCATCCCGTAGTGGTGCGCGAGGGCGGCATGTCGGGCGATATGGGCATCACGCTGATGTTCTGCCTGCTGGGCATTTTGATGGTAGGCTTCGCGCTGTACCGCATGCGCTTCCGTCAGGTTCGCTTGACCGAGCGCGTCGAAGCGCTGAAGGAGCAATTGGAAGACTGA